One genomic region from Cryptococcus deuterogattii R265 chromosome 7, complete sequence encodes:
- a CDS encoding ribosomal protein S21, whose amino-acid sequence MSFLFRSTLRASTSRLPAVLPTPASRPLAFLPLPLSRFNSSLSTPPSSSAAKPSSPPQNPINPRFAELTSSLSIPVSSTSKPHAAAAADPTSEDWWMTVSKKSNYNTFSSTKNFHPTKYFSGRSVELNRGTDFLVAYKRMQGVMRMGNMKKEAKLNEFHEKPSVRRRRLRSERHRRRFKEMVRTKVQQALAMRSRA is encoded by the exons atgtctttcctctttcgaAGCACCCTCAGGGCGTCCACCTCCAGGCTTCCCGCCGTCCTACCCACTCCCGCTTCACGCCCTCTCGctttcctccccctcccgCTTTCACGcttcaactcttccctctcgactcctccatcttcatccgctGCCAAACCATCATCGCCTCCTCAAAACCCAATAAACCCCAGATTCGCCGAGCTTACCTCCagcctctccatccccgtctcttccacttccaaacCACacgctgctgccgccgcAGACCCTACGTCGGAAGACTGGTGGATGACCGTTTCCAAAAAATCCAATTACAATACTTTTTCATCGACCAAGAATTTCCACCCTACGAAATACTTTTCCGGAAGATCTGTTGAGTTGAACAGGGGTACAGACTTTCTGGTGGCATATAAGAGGATGCAAGgagtgatgaggatggggaacatgaagaaggaagccaAGTTGAACGAGTTTCATGAGAAGCCTAGTGTGAGAcgaaggagattgaggagtGAAAGGCATAGGAGGAGATTCAAGGAGATG GTGAGGACTAAGGTGCAACAAGCATTAGCTATGAGGAGCAGGGCGTAG
- a CDS encoding hexose transporter yields the protein MAPRSSKKALTLCLFQSLAGVIFGWSNSEGSGLFSMPKYQERFGECVDGVCTLSTTRQSAITGLLSVGAVIGAVGSGTVADRFGLRLTCMVFIFIYLCGAAIETSAVNTYGQICVARLLTGLGVGATSGLVPVFQAEASPPRYRGLVTGSFQLCVTLGIWGVAMTNWGMSSHAGDVSWRIPVSLQMVWAALLLVGFLFSPESPRFLAKKGKWDHCRKNLASLRGLPIDHPDIDIEMEEVREATIKDQERGQASYVECFSTKDRILWRTMIGICVQIGQQITGVNFFFSYGVQFAQTAGLDDTYVFQIILASVNVLFSFPGILAVDRAGRRPILLIGGLLMFIGQIVVGAVSKAYPDDKVAGDVLIAFTCLFIASFASSWGPIAWVVCGETFPIRLSSLCVTLGTGANWLFNLIIAFAAPQIQARIGTGITFVWAGCLALSVSFAFFCIPETRSMSIEAIDALYLSRTPAWRSSKFTEEQAAHVQRANEKHYSRSLHAENEQVKSSQQTSARTSADDDTIV from the exons ATGGCTCCCAGAAGTTCCAAGAAGGCTTTGACCCTCTGTCTTTTCCAGAGTTTGGCGGGTGTTATCTTCGGATGGAGTAACTCTGAAGGTTCTGGTCTG TTCTCCATGCCAAAATACCAAGAACGATTCGGTGAATGTGTCGACGGCGTTTGCACCCTTTCAACTACTCGACAATCTGCCATTACTGGTCTTTTGTCTGTCGGCGCCGTCATTGGTGCTGTTGGTTCTGGTACTGTTGCTGACCGA TTCGGTTTGCGATTGACTTGTATGgttttcattttcatctaTCTTTGTGGTGCTGCCATTGAG ACTTCTGCTGTTAACACCTATGGTCAAATTTGTGTTGCTCGTCTTCTCACCGGTCTCGGTGTCGGTGCTACCTCTGGTCTTGTTCCCGTTTTCCAGGCTGAGGCCTCGCCTCCTCGATACCGAGGTCTCGTCACCGGCTCTTTCCAGCTGTGTGTTACTCTCGGTATCTGGGGTGTTGCCATGACCAACTGGGGTATGAGCTCTCATGCTGGTGATGTCTC TTGGCGAATCCCCGTATCTCTTCAAATGGTCTGGGCTGCTTTGTTGCTAGTCGgtttcctcttttctcccgAGTCTCCTCGATTCCTTGCCAAGAAGGGCAAATGGGATCACTGCCGAAAGAACCTTGCCAGTCTTCGTGGTCTTCCTATCGACCACCCTGACATCGAT AtcgagatggaggaagtcCGTGAGGCTACCATCAAGGACCAGGAGCGGGGTCAGGCCAGCTACGTTGAATGCTTCTCTACGAAAGACCGAATCCTTTGGCGAACTATGATCGGTATCTGTGTCCAGATCGGCCAGCAAATCACCGGtgtcaacttcttcttctcctatGGTGTCCAATTTGCTCAGACTGCCGGTCTTGACGACACCTACGTCTTCCAGATCATTCTCGCTTCCGTCAacgtcctcttctctttccccggTATTCTCGCTGTTGACCGAGCCGGACGACGACCTATTCTTCTCATTGGTGGCCTTCTCATGTTTATCGGTCAAATCGTTGTCGGTGCTGTCTCTAAGGCCTACCCTGATGACAAGGTTGCCGGTGATGTCCTCATTGCCTTCACCTGTCTTTTCATTGCCTCCTTCGCGTCTTCTTGGGGTCCTATCGCCTGGGTTGTCTGCGGTGAGACTTTCCCCATCAGGTTGTCTTCTCTGTGTGTCACCCTCGGTACCGGTGCCAACTGGCTCTTCAATCTTATCATTGCCTTTGCCGCTCCCCAGATCCAGGCCCGAATCGGTACCGGTATCACTTTTGTCTGGGCCGGTTGTCTCGCTCTCTCTgtctcctttgccttcttctgcattcCC GAAACGAGATCCATGAGTATCGAGGCAATTGACGCCCTCTACCTTTCCCGCACCCCAGCTTGGCGCTCCAGCAAGTTCACAGAGGAACAAGCTGCTCACGTCCAGCGAGCGAACGAGAAGCACTACTCTAGGTCACTTCACGCCGAGAACGAACAGGTCAAGTCTAGCCAGCAAACTAGCGCCCGGACCAGCGCCGATGATGACACAATTGTCTAA
- a CDS encoding ribonucleoprotein-associated protein, which produces MSAQPNPKAFPLANAQLTNQILDLIQQAQHYKQLKKGANEATKTLNRGICEFIVMTADVEPIEIVLHLPLLCEDKNVPYVFLPSKTALGRACGVSRPVIAASVTTNEARELNAQIQAVKNEIEKLLI; this is translated from the exons ATGTCTGCTCAACCCAACCCCAAGGCTTTCCCTTTGGCCAACGCCCAGCTCACTAACCAG ATCCTCGACTTGATCCAGCAGGCTCAGCACTACAAGCAGCTCAAGAAGGG TGCCAACGAAGCCACCAAGACCCTTAACCGAGGTATCTGCGAGTTCATCGTCATGACCGCCGATGTCGAGCCTATTGAGATTGTCCTTCACCTCCCCCTTCTCTGTGAAGACAAGAACGTCCCCTAcgtcttcttgccttccaaGACTGCCCTTGGTAGGGCTTGCGGTGTTTCTAGGCCTGTTATCGCTGCCAGTGTTACTACCAACGAGGCTAGGGAGTTGAACGCCCAGATTCAAGCTGTCAAG AACgagattgagaagctcCTCATCTAA
- a CDS encoding phosphatidylinositol glycan class T has product MLLSSLKLLLFTPVLLAAGHSPNSFHESLTLHPLPDGKLSVLFEFTTYFTQTKSTSSIPQYHHSVTPPSLLLPLQTCNISEISISFVSGRWDQRRTSQSGPLHYLSGGGGGEVRGWVRNGNEGGSEEERWGAVTHALGGLFCAGLGPKDTGENVKTFGGIYPPHRGDPDGLTHFLLSHPHHNLCTENLTPFLSLLPSKGLSGLSALLAQPGIIFSWGFQSEGIEVIMPSDGHPEGKWTGWWEGVVDLIPPRADIKDAKRETGLESLFKRRLPPPCPEAENSVIRLILPENEKVNVEPQGRVMGEWRDGKWRHVMEWNAKDSEMVGKDLKFWWDEERFEYPHTIDPPTISVTKTIIDSQASDGTFQIKISNHENIMREAIYSEIWPWWVKGWMSEMAVWIEDEGPRSDLLKSISYNPSNPPDIPPTTIHLSIQLPPRSTLVLTIPFTKLTLKYTDHRPDAERGQEIPAGVLTLLDLIGEHGGPEPETKSESSPSSWASPQTNVFRSNRARIYTPRILLDIPTPDFSMPYNVIIMSSTVMAVFFGLMHGGLTRRWGWVEVPEEPEEPREEVRVREEKD; this is encoded by the exons ATGCTGCTGTCTTCGCTCAAACTTCTTCTGTTCACACCGGTTTTGTTGGCTGCGGGTCACAGTCCCAACTCGTTCCACGAGTCTCTGACACTTCACCCTTTGCCTGATGGCAAGCTATCTGTGTTATTCGAGTTTACAACCTACTTCACTCAGACAAAGTCGACTTCCTCGATTC CTCAATATCACCACTCTGTCACACCTCCAtcgctcctcctccctttgCAAACTTGCAACATATCCGAGATATCCATATCCTTCGTCTCTGGACGCTGGGATCAGCGCCGTACATCTCAATCTGGACCACTACACTACTTATCCGGCGGAGGCGGTGGCGAAGTGAGAGGATGGGTGCGAAATGGGAACGAGGGTGgaagcgaggaggagaggtggGGGGCGGTCACTCATGCGCTTGGGGGATTGTTCTGTGCCGGCCTAGGGCCAAAAGACACCGGCGAAAATGTCAAGACTTTTGGTGGGAtatatcctcctcatcgagGTGATCCAGATG GCTTGACccattttctcctctcGCATCCACACCACAATCTCTGTACAGAAAACCTCACCCCgttcctctctcttcttccttcaaaagGTCTTTCAGGTCTCTCGGCCCTCCTCGCTCAACCGggcatcatcttctcctgggGTTTCCAATCTGAAGGGATTGAAGTCATTATGCCAAGCGACGGTCACCCTGAAGGTAAATGGACAGGCTGGTGGGAAGGTGTGGTCGACTTGATCCCCCCCAGAGCAGATATCAAAGACGCCAAGCGAGAGACGGGCCTGGAAAGTCTGTTCAAGAGGCGCTTACCGCCCCCCTGTCCAGAGGCGGAAAATTCGGTGATCAGGCTGATCCTGCcagaaaatgaaaaagtcAATGTTGAGCCGCAAGGCCGGGTTATGGGAGAGTGGAGGgatgggaaatggagaCACGTCATGGAATGGAATGCAAAGGATAGTGAAATGGTGGGGAAAGATCTGAAATTTTggtgggatgaagagaggttTGAATATC CTCATACTATCGACCCCCCCACGATTTCTGTTACCAAGACGATCATTGACTCTCAAGCTTCAGATGGAACTTTTCAAATCAAGATATCCAATCATGAAAACATTATGCGGGAAGCGATCTACAGTGAAATTTGGCCGTGGTGGGTTAAAGGTTGGATGAGCGAAATGGCCGTTTGGATCGAAGACGAGGGTCCAAGAT CCGACCTACTCAAAAGCATCTCATACAACCCCTCAAATCCACCCGATATTCCACCGACCACCATCCACCTTTCAATCCAGCTACCCCCTAGATCGACACTTGTCCTCACAATCCCATTCACAAAACTTACTCTAAAATACACTGACCATCGCCCAGATGCTGAGAGAGGGCAGGAAATCCCGGCGGGGGTGTTGACACTTCTCGACCTCATTGGCGAACACGGCGGACCAGAACCAGAAACAAAATCTGAATCGtcgccatcatcatggGCATCCCCTCAAACCAATGTGTTTCGTTCAAACAGAGCAAGGATCTACACGCCGCGCATCTTACTTGATATCCCCACACCAGACTTTTCGATGCCTTATAACGTGATCATCATGAGTTCAACAGTGATGGCAGTGTTTTTTGGGTTGATGCACGGTGGTCTCACGAGGAGGTGGGGGTGGGTTGAAGTGCCGGAAGAGCCGGAAGAGCCCAGAGAGGAGGTAAGagtgagggaggagaaggattaG
- a CDS encoding alanine transaminase — MPPFKPALTLDTINPSVLAVQYAVRGELAIKADQYVQILADKNHKPLPFEKVVTANIGNPQQKGLDQVPLTYWRQVISLLEYPDLMQKHEHLARQIYPGDVIERAKALYKEIGSMGAYTHSKGVLGIRKRVAKFIEERDGYPANPANIFLTGGASAGVASILGVALRRGDGCMIPIPQYPLYTATLAYLESEPLPYYLSEADDWSMSHDSLLKGVEEGKKRGLPIKALVIINPGNPTGACLSQEAMEAVVHLCYEESIVLLADEVYQSNIYDSDRRPFISFKKVLMSMPKEIRDSVELVSFHSISKGVSGECGRRGGYFECVNIDKEVTDQIYKMASVTLCPPVSGQIGVDLMVSPPKPGDESYPLWKEETELIHNNLKTRSYLMAEHFNEMEGISCNSAEGAMYLFPRIDIPPKAVEAAKKLGKEPDVMYALDLLDATGICAVAGSGFGQEPGTYHLRVTALCPDTAEFIGRFRKFNKEFMAKYA; from the exons ATGCCACCTTTCAAACCTGCGCTTACTCTCGATACGATCAACCCCTCGGTTCTGGCCGTTCAGTACGCTGTCCGCGGGGAGCTCGCGATCAAGGCCGACCAATATGTTCAAATCCTCGCCGATAAGAATCACAAGCCTCTGCCTTTCGAAAAAGTCGTTACTGCCAACATCGGTAATCCCCAACAAAAAGGACTCGATCAAGTCCCACTCACTTATTGGCGACAAGTTATTTCCTTGTTGGAGTATCCCGACTTGATGCAAAAGCATGAACACTTGGCCAGGCAGATTTACCCGGGAGACGTCATTGAACGAGCGAAGGCATTGTACAAAGAGATTGGGAGTATGGGTGCGTACACTCATTCCAAGGGCGTGTTGGGTATCAGGAAGAGGGTCGCCAAGTTTATCGAGG AACGCGACGGTTACCCGGCGAACCCTGCAAACATTTTCTTGACCGGTGGCGCTTCTGCCGGTGTTGCCTCGATCCTTGGTGTCGCCCTTCGCAGAGGTGACGGCTGCATGATCCCCATCCCCCAATATCCCCTCTACACCGCTACCCTAGCTTACCTCGAGTCTGAGCCTCTGCCTTACTACCTTTCTGAAGCGGACGACTGGTCGATGAGCCACGATTCTTTGCTCAAGGGTGTagaggaaggcaagaagaggggtcTGCCCATCAAGGCGCTTGTGATTATCAACCCTGGAAATCCTACTGGCGCATGTTTGAGCCAGGAGGCGATGGAAGCGGTGGTGCACCTCTGTTATGAGGAGAGTATCGTCCTCCTCGCGGACGAGGTTTACCAGAGCAACATCTATGACTCTGACCGACGACCATTCATTTCATTCAAAAAGGTCTTGATGAGCATGCCCAAAGAGATCAGGGACAGTGTGGAACTGGTGTCTTTCCACTCGATCTCAAAAGGCGTTAGTGGAGAGtgtggaaggagagggggaTATTTCGAGTGTGTCAACATTGATAAGGAGGTGACGGACCAGATTTACAAGATGGCGAGTGTCACATTATGTCCTCCCGTCTCAGGCCAG ATCGGTGTAGACCTCATGGTCTCCCCTCCCAAACCCGGAGACGAATCTTATCCcttgtggaaagaagaaactgaGCTGATCCACAATAATCTCAAAACCCGATCATACCTCATGGCCGAGCATTTCAACGAAATGGAAGGTATTTCTTGCAACAGTGCAGAGGGAGCGATGTACTTGTTCCCGAGGATTGATATTCCTCCTAAAGCTGTGGAGGCGGCGAAGAAGTTGGGTAAAGAACCGGATGTGATGTATGCTTTGGATCTTCTTG ATGCGACTGGTATCTGTGCGGTGGCAGGCAGCGGTTTCGGACAAGAACCTGGGACTTACCATTTGCGAGTGACTGCCCTGTGCCCCGATACTGCCGAGTTTATCGGTCGATTCCGAAAGTTCAACAAGGAGTTTATGGCAAAATACGCCTAA